From the Psychrobacillus sp. FSL K6-4046 genome, one window contains:
- a CDS encoding ABC transporter ATP-binding protein: MSGKVKISIDNLTKIFYKKSNSVTAIKDISLQVEEGEFICLVGPSGCGKTTLLRILAGLETPSSGSFLIASEAGERPLQSMVFQEKGVIPWLTVEENVAFGLKMRHLPKEYVKKQTDYYLKKVGLSKFSSLYPKELSGGMKQRISIARAFANDPEILLMDEPFAALDEQNKFILQEELLSIWSENKKTVLFITHSIDEALLLSDRIVLLSSHPGEIVSEIKVPLPRPRTMEQVRANAEMAEQFITIWNHLQQEVQKSRK, encoded by the coding sequence ATGAGCGGAAAAGTTAAAATTTCCATTGATAATCTTACGAAGATTTTCTATAAAAAAAGTAATAGTGTTACAGCTATAAAGGATATTTCTCTGCAGGTAGAGGAAGGAGAATTTATCTGTCTAGTTGGACCAAGTGGATGTGGAAAGACAACTCTTTTACGCATCCTTGCGGGACTAGAAACTCCGAGCTCTGGCTCCTTTTTAATTGCATCGGAAGCAGGGGAACGTCCGCTACAGTCTATGGTGTTTCAAGAAAAAGGGGTTATTCCTTGGCTGACCGTTGAAGAGAATGTTGCTTTTGGTTTAAAAATGAGGCACCTTCCAAAGGAATACGTTAAAAAGCAAACCGACTACTACTTAAAAAAGGTAGGTTTAAGTAAGTTTTCTTCGCTTTATCCAAAAGAGCTTTCTGGAGGGATGAAGCAACGGATTAGTATTGCTAGGGCTTTTGCCAATGATCCAGAAATTTTGTTAATGGATGAGCCATTTGCTGCCTTGGATGAACAAAACAAATTCATATTGCAGGAAGAGTTACTATCAATTTGGTCCGAAAACAAAAAGACCGTTTTATTTATCACTCATAGTATTGATGAGGCTTTGTTGCTGAGTGACCGTATCGTGTTATTGAGCTCTCATCCAGGTGAGATTGTAAGTGAGATAAAAGTTCCATTGCCAAGACCCCGTACAATGGAGCAGGTTAGGGCAAATGCAGAAATGGCGGAACAGTTTATAACGATTTGGAATCATTTACAGCAAGAAGTTCAAAAATCGAGAAAATAA
- a CDS encoding ABC transporter substrate-binding protein, which yields MKKRWFILFASIVLLLGACSPKEEGTDNVNDEVSKDNPSGDLAPLNKKVKVIIAEDGAASGAGFYIAKEKGYFEDYNIEVEFAQFANSDEMLPALASGDVDIAGGVSTASFFNAIAQGIDVKIIADKGHNVPGKSYFSFVIGNHMKDVIKEYKDFEGKRIAVSSKNSIDEFIFLEMLKHAGLTPEDVEFVLLGDFGSMLGAIENGSIDAALQIEPLIAQGIENGFHERFGDATDYAPESQIAMVLGSPQFMSEEQDVSLRFMAAYLKGVRDYNDAFIKGEGKAEIIEIMTKYTSLKDPVLWEKVFVTGLDPNGKMFLDDVLKQYDVYKENGAISGDVDFDKAVDTSITEKAVEILGEYK from the coding sequence GTGAAGAAACGCTGGTTCATACTATTTGCATCTATTGTTCTTTTACTAGGTGCTTGTAGTCCAAAAGAAGAAGGAACTGACAATGTAAATGATGAAGTAAGTAAGGATAACCCTTCTGGAGACTTGGCACCGCTAAATAAGAAAGTAAAAGTAATTATAGCGGAAGACGGGGCTGCCTCTGGAGCAGGTTTTTACATTGCAAAAGAAAAAGGTTATTTTGAGGACTACAATATTGAAGTAGAGTTTGCGCAATTTGCAAATAGTGATGAAATGCTTCCTGCACTTGCTTCGGGAGACGTGGATATTGCCGGTGGGGTTTCAACTGCTTCATTTTTTAATGCCATTGCCCAAGGGATTGACGTAAAAATTATTGCAGACAAGGGACACAATGTGCCAGGTAAGTCGTATTTCTCATTCGTCATTGGAAACCACATGAAGGATGTCATCAAGGAGTATAAGGATTTTGAAGGAAAGCGTATTGCTGTTTCCTCTAAAAACTCGATTGATGAATTTATCTTTTTAGAAATGCTGAAGCATGCAGGATTAACACCTGAGGATGTAGAGTTTGTATTACTTGGAGACTTTGGAAGCATGCTAGGGGCGATTGAAAATGGTTCGATAGATGCCGCACTTCAAATTGAACCACTAATCGCCCAAGGGATTGAAAACGGATTTCATGAGCGCTTTGGAGACGCTACGGATTATGCACCGGAATCTCAAATCGCGATGGTTTTAGGTTCTCCTCAATTTATGAGTGAGGAACAAGATGTTTCGCTCCGATTCATGGCGGCCTATTTAAAGGGTGTCCGGGATTATAATGATGCATTTATAAAGGGTGAAGGAAAAGCTGAAATCATTGAAATTATGACAAAGTATACTTCACTAAAAGATCCAGTGTTATGGGAAAAAGTATTTGTTACAGGCTTAGATCCTAATGGAAAAATGTTTTTAGATGACGTGTTAAAGCAATATGACGTATATAAAGAAAATGGAGCAATTAGCGGTGACGTTGACTTTGATAAAGCGGTGGATACATCTATAACAGAAAAAGCAGTGGAGATATTAGGTGAATATAAGTAA
- a CDS encoding YaiI/YqxD family protein yields MVNVLVDADGCPVVDLTIDIAKQFDLKVTLLCDTAHYMQREGAETVMVSKGADAVDFVLVNKVNKGDIVVTQDYGLAAMVLAKRGYAIDQNGRWYTPENIDQLLESRHISKKIRQAGGRMKGPRKRQKEDNEKYEIHFKRLCEKVLKQQI; encoded by the coding sequence ATGGTGAATGTACTAGTAGATGCGGACGGCTGTCCTGTCGTGGATTTAACGATTGATATCGCAAAACAGTTCGATTTGAAGGTAACGTTGTTATGCGACACTGCACATTATATGCAGAGGGAAGGTGCTGAAACAGTCATGGTTTCGAAAGGCGCGGATGCTGTAGACTTTGTGCTCGTTAATAAAGTGAATAAGGGCGACATTGTTGTCACCCAGGATTATGGTCTTGCAGCCATGGTTTTAGCTAAGCGAGGCTATGCAATAGACCAAAATGGAAGATGGTATACACCAGAGAATATAGACCAGCTATTAGAGAGTAGACATATATCCAAAAAAATAAGACAAGCAGGTGGCCGAATGAAGGGACCACGAAAACGTCAAAAAGAAGACAATGAGAAATATGAAATTCATTTTAAAAGACTTTGTGAAAAAGTTTTGAAGCAACAGATTTAA
- a CDS encoding glycerophosphodiester phosphodiesterase family protein, with protein MRKYQIILLIFVLFVSGCVGKEVTPIASEEFFIIAHRGASTYAPEHTMVAYEVAEQLGATYIEIDLQMTKDGVLVAMHDETVDRTTEGEGLVKDYTLEELKKLNAGKWFNDKYPDFANTAFEKARVPTLREIFDNFGDRVNYYIEMKSPKIYEEMEEELLALLEEYNLLNHEEDVPKVIVQSFNRASLIEFHELEPSIPLIQLLGNKEEAKFTNQEMKSLKTYASGIGVNVNAVDGTFVHEAHENGLKVHLFSLIGEADIKKALLYKADGIFADAPNVALEIIDRTQN; from the coding sequence ATGCGTAAATATCAAATAATCCTACTTATATTTGTTTTGTTTGTTAGTGGATGTGTAGGGAAAGAAGTGACGCCCATTGCTTCAGAAGAGTTTTTTATCATCGCGCATAGAGGAGCATCTACTTATGCACCAGAGCATACAATGGTCGCTTATGAGGTTGCTGAGCAGCTAGGAGCTACTTATATTGAAATTGACTTACAAATGACGAAAGATGGAGTATTAGTTGCTATGCATGATGAAACAGTAGACCGCACTACTGAAGGTGAAGGGTTAGTCAAAGATTACACATTAGAGGAATTAAAAAAGTTGAATGCCGGGAAATGGTTTAATGATAAATATCCAGATTTCGCCAATACTGCATTTGAAAAGGCACGAGTTCCTACATTAAGAGAAATATTTGATAATTTTGGAGATAGAGTCAACTACTACATTGAAATGAAATCCCCAAAAATATATGAGGAAATGGAGGAGGAATTGCTTGCTTTGTTAGAAGAATATAACTTATTAAATCACGAAGAAGATGTACCAAAAGTAATCGTCCAATCCTTCAACCGTGCTAGCCTAATAGAATTTCATGAGCTTGAACCAAGCATCCCCCTTATCCAACTGCTCGGTAATAAAGAGGAGGCTAAATTTACCAACCAGGAAATGAAAAGCCTAAAAACCTATGCAAGTGGAATTGGCGTCAACGTGAATGCTGTAGATGGAACCTTTGTCCATGAAGCACATGAAAATGGGTTGAAGGTACACCTGTTTTCCTTGATAGGAGAAGCAGATATAAAAAAAGCCTTGCTCTACAAGGCTGATGGTATATTCGCAGATGCTCCTAACGTTGCTTTAGAAATAATAGATCGTACACAAAATTAA
- the ugpC gene encoding sn-glycerol-3-phosphate ABC transporter ATP-binding protein UgpC translates to MKRVELIDISKSYDKQSNVISNINVTIEPGEFFVLVGPSGCGKSTMLRMIAGLEEITGGVLKIGEQEVNDLPPSKRDLSMVFQNYALYPHLSVEENIQFGLHVKKISKEERNNRTIEVAQMLGLSDYLKRKPRELSGGQRQRVALARAIVNQAPICLMDEPLSNLDAKLRAHMRSEIRQIQRRLGITMIYVTHDQIEAMTMGDRIMILHEGSIQQIGKPIDIYNNPANPFVATFIGSPPMNIAEGIGSKEQRAIVLNDLITISVPDEDAHYLTDKVIVGIRPEHIKAATKDSTAEEKVFVEIVNVEILGNETVFSFTLNDQQWQVKWSGQWQIAVGDKIPVIMNYDSFCFFDSVTKEIIKKPSDVENHVFGKEVFV, encoded by the coding sequence TTGAAGCGAGTAGAGTTGATTGATATCTCTAAATCATACGACAAACAATCTAACGTTATTTCTAATATTAACGTAACGATTGAACCAGGGGAATTCTTTGTGCTTGTTGGTCCATCGGGGTGTGGAAAAAGTACAATGCTTCGTATGATTGCGGGATTAGAAGAGATAACAGGAGGAGTGCTCAAGATTGGTGAGCAGGAAGTGAATGATTTACCTCCAAGTAAGCGTGATTTATCTATGGTATTCCAGAACTATGCTTTATACCCGCATCTTTCGGTAGAAGAAAATATTCAATTTGGTCTGCATGTAAAAAAAATCTCTAAAGAAGAACGTAACAATCGAACAATAGAGGTTGCTCAAATGCTAGGGCTTTCTGATTACTTAAAACGTAAGCCAAGAGAACTTTCCGGTGGACAAAGACAACGAGTTGCTCTTGCCCGAGCTATTGTAAACCAAGCTCCAATTTGTCTAATGGACGAACCATTATCTAACTTAGATGCTAAGCTTCGTGCACACATGAGATCTGAAATTAGACAAATCCAGCGCAGACTTGGAATTACTATGATTTATGTAACGCATGATCAAATTGAGGCGATGACAATGGGTGATCGCATTATGATTCTACATGAAGGATCTATCCAACAGATAGGTAAACCAATTGATATTTATAATAATCCAGCCAATCCTTTTGTGGCTACCTTTATTGGTTCACCTCCTATGAATATTGCTGAAGGCATAGGAAGTAAAGAACAGCGTGCTATTGTGTTAAATGATTTAATTACTATTTCCGTACCAGATGAGGACGCACACTACCTGACAGACAAAGTTATTGTTGGTATTCGTCCGGAGCATATAAAAGCAGCGACTAAGGATTCGACCGCTGAGGAAAAGGTATTTGTAGAAATTGTAAATGTAGAAATTTTAGGAAATGAAACTGTATTTTCATTTACGTTGAATGATCAGCAATGGCAAGTGAAATGGAGCGGCCAATGGCAGATAGCTGTCGGTGATAAAATACCAGTCATCATGAACTATGATTCCTTTTGCTTCTTTGATAGCGTAACAAAGGAGATTATTAAAAAACCTTCTGATGTAGAAAACCATGTATTTGGTAAAGAGGTATTTGTATGA
- a CDS encoding sugar ABC transporter permease — translation MTVVKSNHVTAVRSKQKKGFWKRSLNARTALLYLLPSIILFSVFVFYPMFRTIYLSFFLTNQAGEAAVFVGLENYAYLLESSAFLNSIKATFLFVLYTVPTGIIIALGLALLANEKLRGIGFFRTIYASTMGVSVAASSVVWLFLFHPSIGMFNKVLAILNLPQVEWLLDPTWALLSVSLTTIWLNTGFCFLILLGGLQNIDEHLYESARIDGASYWYRLRRITIPMLSPTLFFIITISLINAFQTFGQVDILTKGGPSQSTNLIVYSIYREAFVNAQFGTASAQAVFLFICILLVTILQFKLGEKKVHYQ, via the coding sequence ATGACAGTAGTGAAATCAAATCATGTAACTGCTGTTAGGTCTAAGCAAAAGAAAGGTTTCTGGAAGCGCTCACTAAATGCCCGAACAGCTCTATTATATTTATTGCCATCTATTATCTTATTTTCCGTTTTTGTTTTTTATCCAATGTTTCGCACCATTTATTTAAGCTTTTTCTTAACCAACCAAGCAGGAGAGGCTGCAGTGTTTGTTGGTCTGGAAAACTATGCTTATTTGCTTGAATCGTCTGCTTTTCTAAACAGTATAAAGGCGACATTCCTATTTGTACTATATACAGTGCCTACTGGAATTATTATTGCGCTAGGCCTCGCATTACTTGCCAATGAAAAGCTAAGAGGAATTGGTTTCTTTCGTACAATCTATGCTTCCACTATGGGGGTTTCCGTAGCAGCTTCCTCCGTTGTGTGGCTATTCTTATTCCACCCAAGTATTGGGATGTTCAACAAAGTGCTTGCCATATTGAATCTTCCACAAGTCGAGTGGCTTCTAGATCCAACATGGGCTTTGCTGTCGGTGTCTTTAACAACGATTTGGTTGAACACTGGCTTCTGCTTCCTCATATTGCTAGGGGGACTACAAAATATTGATGAGCACTTATATGAAAGTGCTCGTATTGACGGAGCAAGCTATTGGTATCGTTTGAGAAGAATCACTATACCAATGCTCTCTCCCACCTTATTTTTTATTATTACCATCTCTCTCATCAATGCGTTTCAAACGTTTGGACAGGTGGATATCTTAACAAAGGGCGGGCCATCCCAATCCACTAACTTAATCGTGTATTCCATTTATCGAGAGGCCTTTGTTAACGCTCAATTTGGTACTGCAAGTGCTCAAGCAGTGTTCTTATTTATATGTATTTTACTCGTTACAATTTTACAGTTTAAGCTAGGGGAAAAGAAGGTGCATTACCAATGA
- a CDS encoding carbohydrate ABC transporter permease — MRILKRSIVYFLLIVTALIMFFPIIYALMVSFMTGGEILQGKFLPSSFSFDNYVKVFDRLPLLNYLINSFIVSFGVMLGQLVVCSLAAYAFVFIPFKGRDFVFFLFISTMMIPWEATMIPNFFTIQNLNWLNTYQGMTLPFFALAFGTFLLRQHFKTIPKELHEASQIAGLSRFAFFVRVILPVSKTSLVTLGAYGFLTTWNMYLWPLLVTTNNSVRTVQIGLKQLQSQEVATEWGVVMAGVIVVIIPTLLLLFLGQKQLQKGLTQGALK, encoded by the coding sequence ATGAGAATACTAAAGCGCTCCATCGTGTATTTTTTATTAATCGTTACTGCACTGATTATGTTTTTCCCGATTATCTATGCCTTGATGGTGAGCTTCATGACGGGAGGCGAAATTTTACAAGGAAAATTCTTGCCTTCTTCTTTTAGCTTTGATAATTATGTGAAGGTGTTTGATCGATTGCCTCTATTAAACTATTTGATTAACAGTTTCATTGTTTCGTTCGGGGTTATGCTTGGACAGCTGGTCGTATGTAGTTTAGCGGCCTATGCCTTTGTCTTTATCCCATTCAAAGGAAGGGACTTTGTATTTTTCCTTTTTATCTCCACGATGATGATTCCATGGGAAGCAACAATGATTCCCAATTTCTTTACCATTCAAAATCTAAACTGGCTTAACACATACCAAGGGATGACACTACCGTTTTTTGCCTTAGCCTTCGGGACATTTTTACTTAGACAGCATTTCAAAACAATACCGAAGGAGCTGCATGAGGCATCTCAGATTGCAGGGCTCAGTAGATTTGCGTTTTTTGTTCGTGTCATCTTGCCGGTTTCTAAAACTAGTTTAGTAACATTAGGAGCATATGGTTTCTTAACGACTTGGAATATGTACCTTTGGCCTTTATTGGTTACAACCAACAATTCCGTAAGAACCGTACAAATTGGCTTGAAACAGCTCCAGTCACAAGAGGTTGCAACAGAATGGGGGGTGGTTATGGCAGGGGTAATCGTTGTTATTATTCCAACACTACTACTATTGTTTTTAGGTCAAAAGCAATTGCAAAAAGGGTTAACGCAAGGGGCTCTAAAATAA
- a CDS encoding ABC transporter substrate-binding protein — translation MRKKFKFTSLFMILLGILALAACTNSDDSSSTEPVQKSDEDVEKSEEGKTVISFWHAMSGSGQTALDNIVADFNASQDDYEVKAEFQGSYEESLTKLRSVGGTADAPAITQVFEVGTKYMIESGFIEPMQKFIDEDNYDLSQLEENILNYYSLDGELYSMPFNSSTPVMLYNKDAFKAAGLDPENPPKTFQEIIDAAAKLKTDEMKGFSMLTYGWFFEQLVATQGGLYVNEDNGRAGDATEAVFNGEEGQRVFEFLNTMNEAGTFGNFGTNWDDIRAAFQSGKVAMYMDSSAGVRGIIDNAPFEVGAAYIPYADEVDRKGVVIGGASLWMSKGIAEIEQKAAWEFMKYLTTPEVQAKWHLDTGYFAINPSAYEADIVKEAWEEMPQLKVTVEQLQSTEPSIATQGALISVFPESRQQIVTALENLYQGMDPKEALDAAAEGTNRAIEIANRTK, via the coding sequence ATGAGAAAGAAGTTTAAGTTTACATCGTTATTCATGATTTTGTTAGGTATTCTAGCATTAGCTGCATGTACAAATAGTGATGACAGTTCATCGACAGAACCTGTACAAAAAAGCGACGAGGATGTTGAAAAATCCGAAGAAGGTAAAACAGTCATCTCCTTTTGGCACGCGATGTCAGGTTCAGGGCAAACAGCTCTTGATAATATTGTCGCTGACTTTAATGCATCCCAGGATGATTACGAGGTAAAGGCAGAATTCCAAGGATCATATGAAGAATCGTTAACTAAGCTTCGTAGTGTTGGAGGTACTGCAGACGCTCCGGCCATAACGCAGGTGTTTGAGGTAGGTACTAAATATATGATTGAAAGTGGATTTATCGAGCCAATGCAAAAGTTTATCGATGAAGATAACTATGACTTGTCTCAATTAGAGGAGAATATCTTAAATTATTATTCTCTTGATGGAGAGCTATATTCTATGCCATTTAACTCCTCTACGCCAGTAATGCTATACAACAAGGATGCATTTAAAGCAGCCGGCTTGGATCCTGAGAACCCTCCTAAAACGTTCCAGGAGATAATTGATGCAGCAGCTAAGCTTAAAACAGATGAGATGAAAGGCTTTTCTATGCTAACATACGGCTGGTTCTTCGAGCAGCTAGTAGCCACACAAGGTGGACTTTATGTAAATGAAGATAACGGTCGTGCTGGTGACGCGACAGAAGCGGTTTTTAATGGAGAAGAAGGTCAACGCGTGTTTGAATTCTTAAATACTATGAACGAGGCTGGTACATTTGGTAACTTCGGAACGAACTGGGATGACATTCGTGCAGCTTTCCAATCAGGGAAGGTAGCTATGTATATGGATTCCTCCGCAGGTGTACGAGGAATTATTGATAATGCACCATTTGAAGTGGGCGCTGCATACATTCCTTATGCAGACGAAGTAGATCGTAAAGGCGTTGTAATTGGAGGAGCCTCTCTATGGATGTCTAAAGGAATTGCTGAAATTGAGCAAAAAGCAGCTTGGGAGTTCATGAAGTATTTAACTACTCCGGAAGTTCAAGCTAAATGGCATTTAGATACAGGATACTTTGCGATTAACCCATCTGCATATGAAGCAGACATTGTTAAAGAAGCATGGGAAGAGATGCCACAGTTAAAAGTAACAGTAGAACAGCTACAAAGCACAGAGCCATCTATCGCTACTCAGGGTGCCTTAATATCGGTGTTCCCAGAATCTCGTCAGCAAATCGTGACGGCGTTGGAGAATTTATATCAAGGGATGGACCCTAAAGAAGCGTTAGATGCAGCGGCAGAAGGAACTAACCGCGCAATCGAGATTGCTAATAGAACAAAATAA
- a CDS encoding rhodanese-related sulfurtransferase encodes MDTNAYRVLLYYKYVPIEDPVTFAQEHLAACKELGLKGRILVSNEGINGTCSGTIEQTDAYMDMMKADERFADMVFKIDEAEGHAFKKMHVRPKREIVHLGLEEDINPNELTGKYLSPKEFYEQMQAEDTIVIDARNDYEFDLGHFRGAIRPDIKNFRDLPEWIHDNKELFEGKKVLTYCTGGIRCEKFSGWLVREGFEDVAQLHGGIATYGKDPEVRGQLWDGQMYVFDERIAVPINQVEHVVVGKDHFTGEPCERYVNCANPDCNDKILCSEENEHKYLRSCSHECRVHPRNRYIVEHKLTDEEVEARLAAI; translated from the coding sequence ATGGACACAAATGCATACAGAGTATTACTTTACTACAAATATGTCCCGATTGAAGATCCAGTAACATTTGCACAAGAACATCTTGCTGCATGTAAGGAACTTGGGTTAAAAGGGCGTATTTTAGTATCGAATGAAGGTATAAACGGAACTTGTTCCGGAACAATTGAACAAACAGACGCATACATGGACATGATGAAAGCAGACGAACGTTTTGCTGACATGGTGTTTAAAATAGATGAAGCGGAAGGACATGCATTTAAGAAAATGCACGTTCGCCCTAAGCGTGAAATTGTTCACTTAGGATTAGAGGAAGATATCAATCCTAATGAATTAACAGGTAAATACCTGTCTCCAAAAGAATTTTATGAGCAAATGCAAGCCGAAGACACAATAGTTATCGATGCTCGTAACGATTATGAATTTGACTTAGGTCATTTCCGCGGAGCAATCCGTCCAGATATCAAAAACTTCCGTGATCTTCCTGAATGGATTCACGATAATAAAGAGCTTTTTGAAGGTAAAAAGGTATTAACGTATTGCACAGGCGGAATTCGCTGTGAAAAATTCTCTGGTTGGTTAGTTAGAGAAGGATTCGAAGATGTTGCTCAACTGCACGGAGGTATTGCTACCTATGGTAAAGACCCAGAAGTTCGTGGTCAGCTATGGGACGGTCAAATGTACGTATTTGATGAGCGTATTGCTGTTCCGATTAACCAAGTAGAGCATGTGGTTGTAGGGAAAGATCATTTCACTGGAGAGCCTTGTGAACGTTATGTAAACTGTGCAAATCCGGACTGTAATGACAAAATTCTATGTTCGGAAGAAAATGAACATAAGTATCTTCGCAGCTGTTCACACGAATGTCGTGTACACCCGCGTAATCGCTATATTGTAGAACATAAATTGACGGATGAAGAAGTAGAAGCAAGATTAGCTGCTATCTAA
- a CDS encoding GNAT family N-acetyltransferase produces the protein MAIEVRRISDLNEVDVSKLIQESEKEGYRFVSRLATEYEDGTNRFSEQGEALYGAWNEGELVAIGGLNRDVLGADSARLHRFYTLPDYRRKGIGSELFKAILEDAKGQFNEITTKTESMKADAFYRANGFIFDRRSPDTTHVIGL, from the coding sequence ATGGCAATCGAAGTAAGAAGAATTTCTGATTTGAATGAGGTCGACGTATCCAAGCTAATTCAAGAAAGCGAAAAAGAAGGGTACCGTTTTGTATCCAGGCTAGCTACTGAGTATGAGGACGGTACAAACAGGTTTAGTGAGCAAGGGGAGGCACTATATGGTGCTTGGAATGAAGGAGAGCTAGTGGCAATTGGAGGCTTAAATCGAGATGTTTTAGGAGCAGATTCTGCTAGATTGCATCGTTTTTATACGTTGCCTGATTATCGAAGAAAAGGAATCGGCAGTGAACTTTTTAAAGCAATTTTAGAGGATGCTAAAGGTCAGTTCAACGAAATCACGACTAAAACCGAATCCATGAAAGCGGATGCTTTTTATCGGGCAAACGGCTTTATATTTGACCGCAGATCTCCTGACACCACTCATGTAATAGGACTTTAA
- a CDS encoding FMN-dependent NADH-azoreductase, producing the protein MNVLVVKANNRPATEAISSKMYETFMAELEGKDVNVTVYDVYEEDTPYFGQDLFNAFGKVQTGGELTDVESRLLAAKQKAMDLLTAADVVVFAFPLWNLTIPAKLQTFIDYVYAAGFAFKYDAQGNMVQLMTDKKAIFLNARGGIYSTPEAAPMEMAVNYMRAVFGGVFGMQIIDEVIIEGHNAMPAKAQEIISAGMEEVKASAQRLVELTVKG; encoded by the coding sequence ATGAACGTATTAGTAGTAAAAGCAAATAACCGACCAGCAACAGAAGCGATTTCAAGTAAAATGTATGAAACTTTCATGGCTGAACTTGAAGGTAAAGATGTAAACGTAACAGTTTATGATGTATATGAAGAGGATACTCCATACTTCGGACAAGACCTTTTCAATGCTTTCGGTAAAGTACAAACTGGTGGAGAGTTGACGGACGTTGAATCTCGCTTATTAGCAGCTAAACAAAAAGCAATGGATCTATTAACTGCTGCAGATGTTGTAGTATTTGCATTCCCATTATGGAATCTAACAATCCCTGCTAAATTACAAACTTTTATTGATTATGTATATGCTGCAGGCTTTGCATTTAAATATGATGCACAAGGCAACATGGTTCAATTAATGACAGATAAAAAAGCAATCTTCTTAAACGCTCGTGGTGGAATTTATTCTACACCTGAGGCAGCGCCAATGGAAATGGCTGTAAACTATATGCGTGCAGTATTTGGTGGAGTATTCGGTATGCAAATCATTGATGAAGTAATTATTGAAGGTCACAATGCTATGCCTGCTAAAGCACAAGAAATTATCTCAGCAGGTATGGAAGAAGTAAAAGCTTCTGCTCAACGCTTAGTAGAGTTAACAGTAAAAGGATAA